Genomic DNA from Pseudomonas sp. CCC3.1:
GGGTGGTTGAAGCCGCCGTCATGCCCGCCATGCTGGTGTACCTGTGTCATTGGTTCACCCGTGCCGAACGCTCGCGCGCCAACACCTTCCTGATTCTCGGCAACCCGGTGACCATGCTTTGGATGTCGGTGGTCTCGGGCTACCTCGTTCAGCATTACAGCTGGCGCTGGATGTTTATTGTCGAAGGCTTGCCTGCCGTGGTGTGGGCGTTTATCTGGTGGCGTCTGGCGGATGACCGCCCAAGCGACGCCAAATGGCTCAGCCAGCAAGAGAAACAAGACCTGCAAAGCGCGCTGGATGCCGAACAGGTCGGCATGAAGCCCGTAAAAAACTACGCGGCAGCCTTCCGCTCGCCGAAAGTCATCCTGCTGGCCTTGCAGTTTTTCTGCTGGAGCATCGGGGTGTATGGCTTTGTGCTGTGGCTGCCGTCGATTCTCAAACAGGGTCAGCAAATGGACATGGTCGAGGCCGGCTGGCTGTCGGCTCTGCCCTATCTAGCAGCGGTCATTGCGATGCTCGCGGTGTCCTGGGGCTCGGACAAACTGCAAAAGCGTAAGCGTTTCGTCTGGCCACCGCTGCTGATCGCCTCCATCGCGTTCTATGGGTCCTACGCGCTGGGCGCTGAGCATTTCTGGTGGTCCTACGCACTTTTGGTCATAGCCGGTGCCTGCATGTACGCCCCTTACGGCCCGTTTTTCGCGATCATTCCAGAGATTCTGCCTGCCAACGTGGCGGGTGGCGCCATGGCGCTGATTAACAGCATGGGCGCGCTGGGCTCATTTGGCG
This window encodes:
- a CDS encoding MFS transporter, with translation MNALKLATRRWWYIMPIVFITYSLAYLDRANYGFAAASGMAEDLNITPGLSSLLGALFFLGYFFFQVPGAVYAQRNSVKKLIFVSLILWGGLATLTGVVSNAYSLIVIRFMLGVVEAAVMPAMLVYLCHWFTRAERSRANTFLILGNPVTMLWMSVVSGYLVQHYSWRWMFIVEGLPAVVWAFIWWRLADDRPSDAKWLSQQEKQDLQSALDAEQVGMKPVKNYAAAFRSPKVILLALQFFCWSIGVYGFVLWLPSILKQGQQMDMVEAGWLSALPYLAAVIAMLAVSWGSDKLQKRKRFVWPPLLIASIAFYGSYALGAEHFWWSYALLVIAGACMYAPYGPFFAIIPEILPANVAGGAMALINSMGALGSFGGSYLVGYLNSETGSPGASYLLMSGALLISVLLTLMLTPTAKDPVTPKASAPQRLAHS